Below is a genomic region from Phragmitibacter flavus.
AAACTCCGCCACCAGAGGCTTGCCCGCGTGCGCCCGCGATGTCACTGCCACGATTTCCGCCTGCGGATGCAACAGCAACAAACGCAACAATTCCCTTCCAGAATAACCACTGGCTCCGACGACGGCGACTTTAACTTTGGTAGACATGAAAGCGAGCCGTGAAGATGCTGCGATGCGCCTTTCGCGCAAGATGATTTGCGGTGCTTTGTGCTCACTGACTACTTAAGGCACCAAACATTCAGCCCTTAAACTCTAATCTGAGCCCGATGCCATCCGGGCACGGGCTTCCACCACTTCAATGAACGCTGACTTTGATCCGATTATCCTCAGATGCCAGGAGCTGGCAAAGCCGCACCCTCAGGCGCTTCATGATCCGTGGGAGGCTGCACCTCGGCATGCGGTTGCACATTGGGAACCGAGGGTCCGCGTGCCTGCGCAAACTTGATCTTCGAACGCAATAGCAAGGTGCCCATGAAAAAATCCGCGAGAGGGAACACCACGTTGAAATTTTTGTGCATGTAACGGTGATGCAACAAATGGTGACCATTGAGGCGGAAGAAAATGCCTGAACGCTCAATGTGGCGTTTGCGGGGAAGGTGCATGCACCAGTGAATGTATTCGTAAACGACGTAGTAGCCGGTCACCGCCGTCAATGATCCGGCAAGAATCGCCCACTGACCCGCCAACAACGCCACCGGCAGCATCGGAATCTGCGCCAGCATGATCAAGACCGGACCATTCCACCAGGCCATCGGGATGGTTTCCTTATCCGACTCCTTTACCAAATGATAAGTGTGATCCGCCTTGAAAACCTTGTGATGCACCACGGCATGCGCACGAAAAGCATAATCAAACTTGCCAACTGGCTTGTGCATCACAAAACGATGAATCGCCCATTCAAAAAAAGAAGTCATCACCACCGAAATGGCGAATCCGACTGCGGACCAAAATAAGAAAGATTGCATGTGGAGTCAGTAACTGTATCTGGGCTCCAACAGGGATTTGCCCGCCGGAGGAGCGCAAAAGTTACCCTCCATTTCGCGATTTGGCAACAGGAATCACTAGCCAGTCGGCGCGTGCGATGGTCAACATTGTGACATATTTGTCTCCACCCCGACAAAGCCGCTCTTCCAGCCTCGTTGTATGTAGGCTGGACGTGAGGCCCCTTCTACAAGTAAAATCCGTCACCCGCTTCCCATATGACCGCTCCTGCCTCCTCATCTCGTCGCGACTTTCTGCGCGCGTCCGTTCTCGCCTCCGCCGTGTTCGGCTCGGAAGCCGCGCTGGTCGCCAACGACAGCCGGAAAGCGGACGGCAACTCGGGCAAGGCGCGTAACGTCATTTTCATGGTCAGTGACGGCATGAATCACGGTGCCCTCACCCTTGCCAAAAATTACCGGTCCCTCTTCGAACAAAAATCCACCCACTGGACCCAGCTTTATCGCGAACGCCCCATCGTTCGTGCCTTGATGGAAACCTTCTCGGCCAACAGCATCGTCACCGATTCCGCCGCCGCCGCCAGTGCTTGGGGTGCAGGGCATCGCGTTCAGAACGGCAAGATCAACGTGCTGCACGACGGACGCCACGCCACTCCGCTGCATCAGGTTCTGCAAAAAGCTGGCTTCAAAACCGGCCTGGTCAGCACCGCCACCATCACCCACGCCACCCCCGCCGGTTTCGCCGCCAATGCCGAAAGCCGCGCCAGTGAAGAAATCATCGCCACCCAATACCTCGACCGACGAGTCGACGTCCTGCTCGGAGGCGGTCAAAAATTTTTCAGCCCCCAGCTCTGTCAATGGTATCGCGACGCCGGTTATGATCTGGTGCAAAATCGCGACGCCCTGCTCAAACTGCCCGCTGGCAAAACCGACCGGCTGCTCGGCCTGTTCAGCGACAGCCACATTCCCTTCACCATCGACCGCAACCACGACGCCAAGCTCGCCGCCGAGGTCCCCACCCTCGCAGAACTTACCCAAGTCGCCCTCAACCGCCTCGCCCCTTCGGCCAATGGCTTTTTTCTCTTGGTTGAAGGTGCCCGCATCGACCACGCCGGACACCACAACGACGCTGCCGCCTCGATCCACGACCAGCTCGCGTTTGATGACGCCATCTGCACCGTCGTTGAATTCATCGACAAACATCCCGACACCCTGCTCATCATCACCACCGACCACGGCTGCGGCGGCATTCAGATGAACGGCGTCAACCCGACCGACAAACAAGCCATGAACCCTGGCGTCTACTCTGCCAGCAACGCCGCCTTCGAGCGCATCCGCGGTTTCAAACATTCCTTCGAGTGGATGAAACAACAAGGCGTCGATGGACTCAGCGGCCCCCGACTCGGGGACACCCTCCATCAACACACCGGCATCAGGTTCGACGAAAAAGATCTCAAGGAGCTCCAGGGCCTCAAGCTTTCCGTCGCCCCCGTGTTTCAAAAATACCACGGCATCGGCTGGACCAGCGGCAACCACACCGGAGAACTCGTCGAATTTTGCGCCCTCGGACCCGGCTCCCAACACTTTCCCGCCTACATGGAAAACCGTGAAATCCACGATCTTGTTCTCAAGGCCATGGCTCTCGCTTAGATTTGCATAAGGAAAGGCGGTCTCCAGCCCGCCTCCCAAGACGCCCAACCTCTGATGAACCCCAAAGACGATCCTGCATCACCACAACACACGTGGAAGATGGGTCGCGTTGTGCTCCAACGCGAAACCGCGCATCGCGGCGGCAAAACCGTCATCGTCATCAAAGACTTCGCCACTCACCTCCCTTTGTCAGTCATTGAAACCATCGCCAAACGCGTCCGCTCTGCCTGTGGTTGCGGAGGCACCGTGCGCGATAAACGCATCGAAATTCAGGGCGACCAAGCCGCCAAAATTCGCACCGTTCTCGAAGCCGAAGGTTTCGAAGTGCGGGGGGTGAAGTGATGATTGGCGTCATCGTCTTCCTTGGCCCTACAAAACGATTGAGGAAAACGGTTTCACCAGTCGGAGTATTACGATAAGCTTCCAGGGATGACAAACCCTAGGTTTCCATTGTTCTTATGAACATATTGCTGTAGCCTTCACCTATGAAATTGCTGACCGAATCGCACCCTTTTATTCTAAGCGCTCTCGGCGGTCTTCCCGACCAGATGGTTAAATTTCCCAGGTTCCGGTATATGGGGAGCAAGTTCAAACTATTGCCTTGGATTCACGAGGTGTTAAGCGACATTCCGTTCGAGTCGGTGACGGATGCATTTTCGGGGTCTGGAGTGGTGTCCTATTTATTCAAGTCCATGCGCAAGCAGGTGTTCAGCAACGATGCCTTGGCGTTTCCGTCAGTGCTTTCAACGGCAACTATTGCAAACAATACAACTCATTTGACTGAGAATGATCTGGAGGAACTGCTCGGTGCAAAAGCGAGGGGGAAAAGCGAGGAATTTATTCGTCAGACTTTCCAAGGGATCTTTTATACAAATGAAGAACTTGTTTTCCTGGATGATTTATGGGCGGGGATCCGGTGCATGGACGCCCCAATGAAGCAATCGATTGCGATCGCAGCTATTCTTCGATCTGCTGTTAAACGGCAACCGCGTGGTTTATTTACTGTGGCCGGTGATCCCGAGCGTTATAAAGACGGGAGAAGGGATCTCAAACTGACACTGAGAGAACATTTTATTGAGCAGGTTGGGTGCTACAACTCCGCTGTTTTTAGCAACGGGAAACGCAACACCTCAACATCAGGCGATGTGTTTGATGTCTTAGTGGGTAACGACCTTGTCTACATGGATCCTCCCTATGTTCCACTAGCTGATGATAACTGTTACATGAAACGCTACCACTTCCTTGAAGGGTTGGCTTGCTACTGGCAGGATAAGGAGATCATGACAACGTCCAAGGTGCGAAAAATCACCAAACCCTTCACACCATTCGCCTATCGCCACACTGCACTTGATGCTTTTGATCGCTTGTTTAGGAAATTTGCTGACTCTACACTTGTGCTTTCTTACTCGTCCAATGCATATCCGGACCTCGGCAGCTTGAGAAAGTTGATGCAACGCTACAAATCGTCGGTTGATGTGTTTGAAAAAACACATCGGTATCATTTTGGAAACCATGAAGCATCCAAACGCAACTTAGTGCAAGAGTATCTTATCATCGGAACTTCATGAAACGTTATCGACAGACCTTCGAAGAAATTGTCGCATCTCTTATTCCCATTGAGGCGTCTTGGCTCGATCCACACGCCGAAGGAGTGATTTTGGCCCTGAAAAATCTGCCGAAAAAACCGACCTATGAAGCTGCTGATGTAGCGGCCCTGTTGGCGGGGGATTTCGCCACCGCACTCACAACCATCAGGCTATTTTTAGATCTCTCTAAAGATGATTTCACCCACCGTATGAGGGACGCTATGGGCGAAGGCGGTATCGGGATAAAAAGATATCTATCGGATCCGCCCGCCTACTTAAATGCCCTCGACTCCATGGGTCTTTGCGAAAAGATGTCGACACTAATCCATCATCCGCCTCACTGGTCCGATGTATTGGTCGAGCGACTGAAGGGAGGACGTGGCAGTGCCATCAAGGGCCAGACGCGCGGTCGCGGCATGGAGGATTTTGTAGAAGAAATTGTCAAATCAGTGTTTGTATCCCAAGAAGTCGCCGTGCGACATCGTTTTACTGGCGCCAACGGACGCAGCACGGAAAAAGCCGATTTTTGCGTGCCCTCAGCAATGGACCCACGCATTCTAATCGAAGTTAAAGCTTACGGCGCTACTGGAAGCAAACAAACAGATGTGTTGGGCGACATTGCGAGGATTGTAGAAGAAAAAAGACACGATACGGTGCTTTTGTTAGTGACGGATGGTATTACATGGAAGCAACGTCCAAGTGACCTTCGTAAGCTGATTAGACTACAAAATGAAGGGAAAATACAGAGAATATACACCAAATCGATGTCTGAAGAGTTGCGCGAAGATTTGGAAACGTTAAAAGCGGAAATTTAACTCTGCATCAAAGCATCTTTCGGCTTTTTCTATTTCAAAGACGTTGATCTGAGACTTGAGATTGATCTGCTGTGTCTCACTGACAACAAACATACTCATCCAGCTCCGTCAGCCGCGTGTTGTCCAGCACCTCGCTCACCGTCCCCCCACACAACAGCTGCCCAACCCCGTCCCGCACGCCGACAAAAGCTACCCGATCCGCCAACTCACGAGCCTGTCTCAAATTGTGGGTCACCAAAACAATCGTATGCGTCTCCCGCAGTCGACGCACCAACCCCTCAATCGCCTCCGTGCTACGCGGATCCAAGGCACTCGTCGGCTCGTCCATCAAAATCACCTCCGGCTCCGTCGCCAAAGTCCGAGCCAAACACAAACGCTGCTGCTGCCCCACCGACAACTTCATCGCCGGTGCCTTCAACCGATCCTTCACCTCCTCCCACAACGACGCCTCCCGCAACGAACGTTCCACACACGCCTCTTCATCCGCCCGTGACATCCTCCGCAAACGCTTCGCCCCGAACAACACATTCTCCCGAATGCTCGTCGGAAAAATCACCGGCTGCTGAAACAACATCCCCACCCGCGCCCGCAACGCATCCACATCGGTCCCTGATGCAAAAATCGACGATCCGTGCAAGACAACATCCCCCGTCACCTTCAACCCCGTCAGATCCGTCAAGCGGTTCATTGCCCGCAACAAAGTGCTTTTCCCACCCCCTGACGGCCCAATAATCCCAAAAACCTCATGCCTCACCACTTCGAATGAAACCCCGCGTAACAACTCTCGCGCCCCCGCCCTCACCCCGAGCTCGCGCACGTCCAGCATCGCCGAACCAGTTCCCGCACAGCAATTCTCTGCCTTATCTTTCCTTTGATCAATCATGAAACTCCTCGTGCATTTTTAATCTCCACGGCAACGCCAGCAAACTCAGCGCAAAAACCATCCCCAACAACACCAGCGCCGCCCCCCAAAGATTCGATCCCACCGCCGGATCAAACGAATCCTGCGCCAATACAAAAATGTGATACGGCAGCGACAACACCGGGCTCTCCTTCACCGCCGTCGGCCACGTCACCCCCGCAAAAATTGTCGCCGTAAACATGATCGGTGCCGTCTCCCCCGCCGCCCGCGCCACTCCCAGCAGTGACCCCGTCACCAACCCGCCCACACTCTGCGGCAAAATCACCGACCACACCACCTGCGCCCGATTCAGCCCCAAGCCAGCCGCCGCCTCCAGATATTTCGCCGGAATCGCCTGCATGCGCTCCATCAACGCCAGCGTCACCGTCGGCAACATGCTCATCGCCAACGCGATCCCCCCCGCCAGCCACGACTTGCCCCATCCAAACCATTGCACAAACACCATAAATCCAAACAACCCAAACACGATGCTCGGCACCCCGTTCAACGTGTAAAACAGCGTCCTCATGCATTCCCCGCGCCGCGTCCCCTTCCACCACACCTGCTGCAACAACGCCAATGCCAATGCGGAAGGCGCACACAAACCCCAAGCCGACACCATTAAAATCACCGTCCCCACCGCATGCCAGAAGATCCCCCCCTCAGCCCCCCCTTGTTCCATCGCCCCCGTCAAAAACTCCCACGAAATCGCACCCCACCCCTTCACCACCAACACCCCCACCAATCCCAGCAACAAGCCCAGCACCACCAGCCCACAGGCCGAAAGCAACACCACCACCCCTCCATCGATCAATCCCCGCCGCCTATGCCTACGCATTCGCGTTCCTCCTCGACCTAAAAATCGTTCCCAACAACGTCACCACCCCTGTCAAAACCAGCAGCAACACCCCCAGCCCCATCATCGCCCCCCAATGCAAATCATCGGCATAAGCGATGCTCGTCTCCGCCCCGCCCAGCTTGCTCGTCAGCGTCTGACCCGACTCCAACAAAGGCTGCATCGACCACCACCGCTCCGGCAACTGATTGTCCTGCCGACCCACCACCAAAAACACCGCCACCGTCTCCCCCAAGGCCCGACCAAACCCCAACAACAACGCCGCCCCCATCCCTCTCGCCGCCTGTGGCAGCGCCACACTTCCCACCACCTCCGCCCGGGTCAGTCCCAGACCCCGCGCCGCCCTTCGCTGTGTCGATGGCACCGCCCGCAACGCATCATCCCCCAATGTCACCACCGTCGGCAACACCATCACCGCCAACAACAAACCCGCCGTCAACAGCGTGTCCCCACTCAACAAATCAAATGCCTCAAATGAATCATAGACCCACTCCCGCAGCAGCAAAATCCCCAGCAATCCGTAAACTACCGAAGGCACCCCCGCTAAAAGCTCCACCAACACCTTCATCCCCCAACGCAGCCGGTTCGGCAAATACTCCGACATCAACACCGCCGTCCCCAGCCCCAAAGGAGCCGCCACCAGCAGCGCCACCAGCGCCACCATCGCCGATCCATAAATCATCGCAGCCGCCCCAAACTCCTGCTGCCGGAAAAACCACCGGTTCTTCGTCACATACCCCACGCCCTCCGCCTGCCACACCGGCAGGCTCTGCCACAGGAACACCGCAAGCAAACCGCCAAATGCCAACAAAGCCAGCAGGCTGAATACCCAACAGAAAAAGCGTGTCATCTCTGGCGTCGTAGGTCCTCTGTCGTTTCGCTATTTCAACTCCGAAAGCATCAGATAACCATGCTTCTTCACCAACGCCTGCCCCCTCTCGCCCAACATGAAATCGACAAACGTTTTGGCAGTCCCAGCGGGTTCACCATTGGTCAGGAGATACAACGGACGCGACAAAGGATACCTCTTGCTCGAGATCGCCTCCGCCGTCGGCTCCACCACCTCGCCTGCCTCCGTCTTGATCCCCAAGGCAAAAATTTTCTCGTTGTCCACCCAGGTCGACGAGAGCTGGCTCACCGCCCCACGTGTCCCACCCACCTTGCTGCGCGCCTCTTCATTGCCGCCCACTTCGGGGAAATTGACCTGCGGTGCCTTCTTCGAATCGCCATACACCCAATGCGTAAACACCTCCCAAGTGCCCCGACCCGGCTCCTTGTTAAAAAACGCAATCCGCCGGTCCGCCCCGCCAAGCTCCTTCCAGTTCGTGATCCGTCCCTCATAAATGCCCGCTGCCTGCTCTTTGGTGATCGACTTCACCCCACCTTCCCAAACATCCGCCGAAACAATCATCGCCACCGCATCTTCGCCCACGTGGATGGATTTGAAGTCGCACTTCGGAAACTTCGCCTTGTCCTCATCCTTCACCGGCTTCGAGGCCATCCCAATCTGCACCAGCCCCTCTCCCAGCATGGAAATTCCTCCCGAGCTTCCTCCCTGGGTATCGATCTGAATATCCAAACCCTGCTCTTTCCTCAGCGCCTCCGCCGCTTCAGCCGCCGGCAAATTCACTGTCGTCGACCCATTGATTTTCAGAGTCTCCGCCTGCGCTGCCGCACCGACCGCCAAGCCCATCATCAACATCAAATGCAGGAAATTCTTTGTCATACATGCGCATTCACGCATATTCGCAAAAACCTCGCAAGTCAAATTCTCGCCACCCATTTCCATCCAACATGAATCGCCTCATCGCCCCGCTTGCACTTCTTTGCCTCGTCACTTCCCTGGCTCAGGCCGAAATCAAATCCATCTCCCCTGCCGACGCCAAAGCCCTCATTGAAAACCCCGACCCCTCCCAACGCCCGCATGTCATCGACACCCGCGGCGGTTACAAAGACTACTTCCGGGCTCACCTCCCCAACGCCCACCACCTCAATTTCGATACCCTTCGCGGCACTGATCACGGCGTTCCCGTGCAATACCTCCCCGACGACCTCACCCAAATCCTCCTCACCCGCGCCGGAGTCGACAAAACCCGCCCCCATCTCCTTTATGCCGATGGTGCCGCCCTTCCCAACGACGAAATCCTCAGCGCCACCATGGTTGCTTATGTCCTCGAAAAGTTTGGCGTCAATGACATCCTCATTCTCGACGGCGGCCTCAGCGCCTGGAAAGCCGCCGGATACGCCACCACCCAAGAGTATCCCGACACCAAATCCGGCAACCTTTCCACCGCTTCTCCCCTGCCCATCTCCCTCTCCGTCGACGAGGTTCTCAAGCTCAAAGACCAGCCCGGTCATGTGCTTGTCGACGCCCGTCCCATCAATGAATACCTTGGCAAAGACGACGTTTGGCTTCGCAAAGGCCACATCCCCGGAGCCATCAGCTTTCACTGGGCCAAACTCATGGCGGCTGACAACACCCACCAATTCAAACCCTTCGACAGCGTCAAAGCGGAACTCACCGCCGCCGGTCTCACCCCCGACAAAAACATCCTCGTCTACTGCGGCACCTCACGCGAGGGCAGCCTGCTACGGTTTTATCTCAAACATGTCGCCGGTTATCCCCATGTCCGACTCTACGAAGGCTCCTGGAAAGAATACGCGTCGCTCAAACAACACCCCGTCGAAACCAAAGCGAACGAGCCCAAATAGCCCTCCAAAGCGCCCCCCATTGACGTCACGCGAGAATTCCCGTATTCTTGGTGCATGAAAACCGCGCTCGCCATGGTTCTCGCGATCCTGTCCCAGGCGCTTCCCTTGTCGGCTGAAGAGAATCAAAACCCCGTCGAACCAAGCCGCTTCGACATCAGCACCCTCTCCGGCGAAATTTACAAAAACAGCCGCCTCATCAAAGTCACCCCGGCCGACCTCACCGTCATGCACGACGCAGGCGTTGCAAAAATAGGCTTCGAAAATCTCAATCCCACCTGGCAGCAAAAGTTCGGTTACGACCCCGCCAAAGCCGATGCCTATCGCGAAAAAATCGCCATCCAAAACCGCGAAGCCGAAGACCGTCGCCAGCAGCTTTCCCTCCAGCGCGAGCGCACCGAGCGCCTCGCCATCGCCAAAATTGAAGCCGAAGAACGTCGCCTCGCCGCCCAGAGCAAAGACCCCGCTCCACTCGCGCCACTGCCCGGTGAAGAAAACCGCCCGCTCCTTCCGGCTCCCACCACCACGGTCGAAATCATCCCTTCCGCCCCACCCCTTGGAGCTGTGCATGATCCCGGCATCAGCACTCGAAACAGCAGCAGCCGCAGGTGGCGTTCCGGCGACGGCATTTACAGCGTCGACGGCTATTATCCCCCGTTCATTTGGAGTTCCCCTTCCCGCCCTTGGTCTCCTCACTACCATCCCCATCACCACCATCATCACCCGCATCATCACAGCGGTTCCTTCATAAGCCCGCCCATCATTCGCATCACCCGCTGAGTTTCCAACTCTGACCTACAAAAACGGAATGAACAGCCGCGCCAGGCCGTTCCGCAGTCGCACCAACACCGGCGCCTCATCCAGCATTTTCTGGGTAATCCTCACACTGCATTCAAGACTCTCCTGAAACCTTGCGCCAAGATCGCGCGCCAGCATGTCGTCAAAGCAGGCGAGGTTGAATTCGTAGTTGAGGTGCAGACTGCGTGAATCCCAGTTGGTCGACCCGATCAATGACCACGCCCCATCGACCACCATGAATTTGCTGTGGTCAAAATGACCCGTTGCCTCAAACATCTGCACCCCATGCCGCAGCAGTTCCGGATACAGCGTGTGCGATGCCCATTGCACAAACCCAATATTGTTCTTGCTCGGCGTGATGACACTCACCCGCACCCCTCTTAAGGACGCCAACGTGAGCGCCCAGGTCAGCCGCGTATTCGGCAGGAAATACGGCGTCATGATTTGGATCTCCTCCTTCGCAGCACCAATCGCCGCCAGCATGGTGCGGATCAACACATCCGCGTCCTCATCCGGACCATCCGGCAATCCAATCGCCGCCACCTCGCCTACCGGTTCCAATGCCGGATACCATTTTTCGCCCGACAGCACCTCCTTCGCACAGAATGCCCAGTCCTCGGCAAACACCCGCTGCAACTGCCGCACCACCGGCCCTTCCACCTGAAAATGCATGTCCTGCACCGGATGCGACGGATTCGCCGCCAGCATGTTGCCCTGGCGAATGTTCATCCCGCCCGTGAATCCAACCTTGCCATCCACCACCAGAATCTTGCGATGGTTGCGCAGGTTCATGGTGAGAATGCGCAGCACAAACCGCAGTGGCATGTAACGCTTCGCAAACACCCCGCGCTTGCGCAGAATTCGCGTCACCGGAGGAAACGAATAACGCGTCCCCGCATCATCCACCAACACCCGCACCTCCACGCCCCGCTCATGCGCTTTCGACAGTTCCTCCACAAATTCTGCGCCGATCCCCTTCGCCTCAAAAATGTAACTGCACAGACTTACCGAAGTCTCCGCCGCACGGATCGCATCCAGCATCGCAAACATCGCTTCATCGCCATTGCGTAGCGACGTCACCCGGTTGCCAACGGTAAATCCAAAGCGCGAGATCCGCCCCAAAGTCGCTGCCAGTCCCCGCATCTGCGTCAGTTCCGGAGCCATCTCCCATGGATTCACCGGACACGCCGCCCCCACGTCGCCCTTACCCATTTCGGCCTCCAGATGATAACGTTTCCCCCAACGCTGCAAACTGTTGATGCCAAACAGCACATAAAAAATCGCGCCCACCACCGGCACAAAACAAATGATCACCGCCCAGAACGCGGCTGACCGCGCATCGCGATGCCGCAGCAGCACATGCCCAAACGCCACCGCCACCAGGCTGACCGCCATCGCGATCACCAGCCAATGCCATACATGTTGTAAAATCGGCCAAACTTCCGCCAAAGTCATACTTGGATCCACCTTCGCCATCGACAAGACAACCGCAAGGCGAAACACAAATGACAGCACCGTCACCACTCCCCCCTCCCGCCTTCCCAAAACTCATTGCACATCGCCCGTCCCCCGACTAACTCTCTGGCCCCATGAACCGTCTCGACCAACGCTTCGCCGACCTGCGCGCCTCCGGCAAATCCGCCTTCATCGCCTACATCGCCGCCGGTGATCCCACGCTCGAACGCACCCGCGAGATCGTCCTCACCCTCGAAAAATGCGGGGCCGACATCATCGAACTCGGCCTCCCCTTCAGCGACCCGCTCGCCGACGGCATCGTCAACCAAATGGCCGCCGACCGCGCCCTGCGCTCCGGCACCACCACCGCCAAAGTCCTCTCGTTCATCAAAGAGCTCCGCCAGGAAACCCAAATTCCCCTGGTTCTCTTCACCTACCTCAACCCCGTCTACACCTACGGTTTCGAGCGCTTCCATCAAGACGCCGCCGCCGCCGGAGTCGATGGCATCCTGCTCCTCGACCTTCCTCCCGACGAAGCTTCGCTCAACCTCGAAACCACCCTCGGCCCCAACTCCGTCGAACACCCACGTCCGGCCACCATCCGCCTCATCGCCCCCACCACCCCCGCCGAACGCATCCAGCTCATCGCCTCCAAAGCCGAGGGATTCATCTACTACGTCTCCCGCGAAGGCGTCACCGGCGCCCAGACCAGCCTCGCCACCGGCATCCAGGAGCAGGTCAAACTCATCCAGTCCGCAGGCAGCGTTCCCGTCGCCGTCGGATTCGGCATCTCCACGCCCGAACAGGCCCGCACCGTCGCCACCATGGCCGATGGAGTGGTCGTCGGCAGTGCCATCGTCAAGCTCATCGAACAACACGGCCACGCAGAAGATCTCGCCGCAAAACTCACCGCTTTCGTAAAGCCTCTTGTAGACGCCGTGAAATCCGCTTAACTTCACCGCCCTCCACACCCATGGCCTCCACACTCTCATTCTGGAAAATGAACGGCGCGGGCAATGACTTCGTCATGCTCGACAACCGCAACCTCGCGCTCAACCTCGACCGCGACGCCATCGCCAAACTCTGCGACCGCCATCGCGGCATCGGAGCCGACGGACTCCTCGCCGTCGAACCCGCCCAAGCCACCGGCGACTTCCGCATGCGTTATTACAATGCCGATGGAGGCGAAGCCGAAATGTGCGGCAACGGCGCCCGCTGCTTCGCCCGTTTCGTCAATCATCTCCACGACAACTCCCTCGAACACGTCAGCTTCGAGACCCAGGCCGGCATCATCTCCGGCGAATTTCTCGAAGACCAGGTGCGCATCAACATGAGCACCCCGCACGACCTCAAACTTCACCAGGAGCTCATCGTCGAAGGCCTGCCGCTCATCGTCCACAGCGTCAACACCGGCGTTCCCCATGCCGTCGTCCTCGTCGAAGACCTCGACCACACGGATGTCAATCGCCTCGGTGCCGCCCTCCGCTACCACGAAGCCTTCGCCCCCAAAGGCACCAACGCCAACTTCGTTCAGGTCATCGAACCCGGCTACATCCGCATCCGCACCTATGAACGCGGCGTCGAGGACGAAACCCTCGCCTGCGGCACCGGCATGGTCGCCTGCGCCCTCATCCATCACGAACTCATCGGAGCCGAATCCCCCGTCTCCGTCCTCGTCAAAGGCGGCGACACCTTGCTCATCGGCTTCGAAAAAATCGATGGCATCTACCACGACGTCACCCTTCACGGCCCCGCCGACTTCGTCTTCAACGGCGACGTCACCATTTAACCCATTCATTCATCCCAGACACCCCACCCATCATG
It encodes:
- the pstC gene encoding phosphate ABC transporter permease subunit PstC, giving the protein MTRFFCWVFSLLALLAFGGLLAVFLWQSLPVWQAEGVGYVTKNRWFFRQQEFGAAAMIYGSAMVALVALLVAAPLGLGTAVLMSEYLPNRLRWGMKVLVELLAGVPSVVYGLLGILLLREWVYDSFEAFDLLSGDTLLTAGLLLAVMVLPTVVTLGDDALRAVPSTQRRAARGLGLTRAEVVGSVALPQAARGMGAALLLGFGRALGETVAVFLVVGRQDNQLPERWWSMQPLLESGQTLTSKLGGAETSIAYADDLHWGAMMGLGVLLLVLTGVVTLLGTIFRSRRNANA
- a CDS encoding sulfurtransferase; protein product: MNRLIAPLALLCLVTSLAQAEIKSISPADAKALIENPDPSQRPHVIDTRGGYKDYFRAHLPNAHHLNFDTLRGTDHGVPVQYLPDDLTQILLTRAGVDKTRPHLLYADGAALPNDEILSATMVAYVLEKFGVNDILILDGGLSAWKAAGYATTQEYPDTKSGNLSTASPLPISLSVDEVLKLKDQPGHVLVDARPINEYLGKDDVWLRKGHIPGAISFHWAKLMAADNTHQFKPFDSVKAELTAAGLTPDKNILVYCGTSREGSLLRFYLKHVAGYPHVRLYEGSWKEYASLKQHPVETKANEPK
- the cls gene encoding cardiolipin synthase; translated protein: MTLAEVWPILQHVWHWLVIAMAVSLVAVAFGHVLLRHRDARSAAFWAVIICFVPVVGAIFYVLFGINSLQRWGKRYHLEAEMGKGDVGAACPVNPWEMAPELTQMRGLAATLGRISRFGFTVGNRVTSLRNGDEAMFAMLDAIRAAETSVSLCSYIFEAKGIGAEFVEELSKAHERGVEVRVLVDDAGTRYSFPPVTRILRKRGVFAKRYMPLRFVLRILTMNLRNHRKILVVDGKVGFTGGMNIRQGNMLAANPSHPVQDMHFQVEGPVVRQLQRVFAEDWAFCAKEVLSGEKWYPALEPVGEVAAIGLPDGPDEDADVLIRTMLAAIGAAKEEIQIMTPYFLPNTRLTWALTLASLRGVRVSVITPSKNNIGFVQWASHTLYPELLRHGVQMFEATGHFDHSKFMVVDGAWSLIGSTNWDSRSLHLNYEFNLACFDDMLARDLGARFQESLECSVRITQKMLDEAPVLVRLRNGLARLFIPFL
- the trpA gene encoding tryptophan synthase subunit alpha — protein: MNRLDQRFADLRASGKSAFIAYIAAGDPTLERTREIVLTLEKCGADIIELGLPFSDPLADGIVNQMAADRALRSGTTTAKVLSFIKELRQETQIPLVLFTYLNPVYTYGFERFHQDAAAAGVDGILLLDLPPDEASLNLETTLGPNSVEHPRPATIRLIAPTTPAERIQLIASKAEGFIYYVSREGVTGAQTSLATGIQEQVKLIQSAGSVPVAVGFGISTPEQARTVATMADGVVVGSAIVKLIEQHGHAEDLAAKLTAFVKPLVDAVKSA
- the dapF gene encoding diaminopimelate epimerase; translated protein: MASTLSFWKMNGAGNDFVMLDNRNLALNLDRDAIAKLCDRHRGIGADGLLAVEPAQATGDFRMRYYNADGGEAEMCGNGARCFARFVNHLHDNSLEHVSFETQAGIISGEFLEDQVRINMSTPHDLKLHQELIVEGLPLIVHSVNTGVPHAVVLVEDLDHTDVNRLGAALRYHEAFAPKGTNANFVQVIEPGYIRIRTYERGVEDETLACGTGMVACALIHHELIGAESPVSVLVKGGDTLLIGFEKIDGIYHDVTLHGPADFVFNGDVTI
- a CDS encoding phosphate ABC transporter substrate-binding protein; its protein translation is MTKNFLHLMLMMGLAVGAAAQAETLKINGSTTVNLPAAEAAEALRKEQGLDIQIDTQGGSSGGISMLGEGLVQIGMASKPVKDEDKAKFPKCDFKSIHVGEDAVAMIVSADVWEGGVKSITKEQAAGIYEGRITNWKELGGADRRIAFFNKEPGRGTWEVFTHWVYGDSKKAPQVNFPEVGGNEEARSKVGGTRGAVSQLSSTWVDNEKIFALGIKTEAGEVVEPTAEAISSKRYPLSRPLYLLTNGEPAGTAKTFVDFMLGERGQALVKKHGYLMLSELK